The genomic interval CCACGGCAATGACCAACAAAGCCTCGGCAAGCATCCATAAGGCAGGCTTATGTCGATTCCCCCGCTTGCCGCCCTGCGCGCCTTCGAGGCGGTGGCGCGGCACCTGAACTTCACCCGCGCCGCCGAGGAACTGGGCATGACCCAGGCCGCGGTCAGCTATCAGATCCGTTTGCTCGAGGAACGGCTCGGCACGCCGCTGTTCCTGCGCAAGCCGCGCGAGATCGTGCTGACCGAGACCGGGGCGCTGTTCGCCCGTCCGACCATCGACGCCTTCGACATGCTGCGCGAAGCCTTTGCCGACCCCTCGGCGGATTCGGTCTCGACCCTGTCGATCTCGACCGTGCCGACCTTTGCCGGGGCCTGGCTGTCGCCGCGGCTGGGCAAGTTCCAGATGAACCACCCGAACCTGGCGGTGCGGCTGGAGACCAGCGACAATCTGGTCGATTTCGGGCGCGAGGACATCACCGTCGCCATCCGCGCCGGCGAGGGCGGCTGGCCGGGGGTCGAGGAGCATTTCCTGATGCCCATCGAATACACCCCCATGCTGTCGCCGGCGCTGGCCAGGAAGCACGAGCTGCGCGAGCCCGCCGACCTGCTGAAGCTGCCGCTGCTGGACCGGGTGGACCCGAACTGGGCGGTCTGGATGCGCGAGGCGGGGGTGGATTTCTGGGAGGCCCCGCCCAAGCCCGGCCTGACGCTCTCGACCGACCTGCACGAGGCGCGGGCGGCGCTGGAGGGTTACGGCGTGGCGCTGCTGACGCCGCGCTTCTTCCGCTTCGAGCTGGCGACCGGCAGCCTGATCCAGCCCTTTCCGCTGGTGGCGCAGAACGGCCGCAGCTTCTGGCTGGTCTATCCCAAGGGCCGCCGCAACCGTCCTGCGATCCGCAAGTTCCGCGCCTTCCTGCTGGACGAGATCGCCTGCGATCCGGGCTAGGCCGGCTGGCGGCGCCCGTGACCCCGCCCGCGACCCTGCGGCGCGGCAGGCAGGGGGAAGATCCGGTCATAGGCGATGTTGAAGACGAAGTTGTAGACCAGATAGAAGGCCACGATGAACAGGTCGAGCAGCAGCGTCTGCCACAGCGTCATGCCCAGATACCAGGCCATCGGCGGCAGCAGCATGACCAGCAGGCCCAGCTCGAACAGCGCGGTATGCAGCAGCCGGTGACGCAGCGACTTGCCGACATGGCCGACCCAGCGCCGCATGGCGTGGTCGAAGCCCAGGTTGAAGACAAAAGTCCAGACCGTGGCCAGCGTCGCCGCGCCGACGCCGACGACGCCCATGTCGAACACCGGCTTGTCATAGATCCAGGCGGCCAGCGGGGTGACGATCGCCAGGCCGATCAGCTCGAAGCTCACCGCGTGGCGGACCCGGTCCGGGAAACTGCGCATCGTCATCGTGATTCCTCATCGTTGCTTGCTGCGCTTTCTATCTGTATTTTCCAGAATACAAAGTTAGATACCATCGGATTTGCAGATAGATGACCGTCACGCTGGACCAGCTGGAAGCCTTTGTCGCCGCCGCGCAGCACGGCTCGTTCTCGGCCGCCGGCCGGGCGCTGCGCAAGGCGCAGTCGGCGATCAGCACCCAGGTCTCGAATCTCGAGGACGACCTGGGCGTGGCGCTGTTCAGCCGCGAAGGACGCAACCCGGTGCTGACGCCCGCGGGCGAGCGGCTGCTGGCCGAGGCCCGCGTGGTGCTGGACCGCCGCGAGCACCTGATCGGCGTCGCCGCCAGCCTGACCGCGCATGTCGAGCACCGGCTGGTCGTCGCCATCGACGAGCTTTATCCCGAAGAGCCGCTGGCGACGCTGTTCGCCGAATTCGCCGCGCGCTTCCCGCATGTCGAGCTGGAGCTGCTGTTCCCGATGATGGAGGATGTCAGCCGGCTGGTGCTGGACGGCAAGGCCGATATCGGCGTGATGTGGCGGCAAGAGGTGCTGCCGACCGAGATCGCCTTCCACACGCTGGGCTGGGTGCCGCTGAAGCTGGTCTGCGGCAAGGACCACCCGCTGGCCCATACGGTGGTGGACTGGGAGGACTTGAAGCGCCACCGCCAGCTGATGGTCGCGGTGCGCAGCGAGGGACCGGAAAAGCAGCGCCTGCGCACGGCGGCCGAGGTCTGGTGGGTGGAAAGCCACTGGGTGATCCTGCAACTGGTGCGCCGCGGCATCGGCTGGGCGCTGGTGCCCGACCACATCATCGAGGAATCGCCGGTGCGGGACGATCTGGTCACCCCGGCGCTGCAATTCGACGGCGCCGACTGGCCGGTGGCGCTGGAACTGGTCTGGCACAAGCAGCGCCCCAGCGGCCCGGCCGCGCGCTGGCTGCGCGAACGCTTTGCCGCCATGCGGATCAGCGGCTTTCCGGCCCCGGGCGCCGGCTAGGACCTCAGCAGAAGGGCCGGGTCGAGACGGCGCCGACCTTCAGCCGCCGGCGCAGCGCGCGAGAGGCCCAGTCGGCCAGCGCCGTCAGCAGGATCATCGCCACCACCAGCAGCGCGGCGCGATCGAAGCGCAGCGTGGCGATGGCGCTGTCCACGTAAAAGCCCAGCGTGGCGATGCCCAGGATGCCCAGGATCATGCTTTCGCGCAGGATGATCTCGCCGCGATAGAACAGATAGGCGATGAGCCCGGAGGAAACGCGCGGCACCAGCTCATAGGCATAAAGCCCGGCCCCGCCCGGCCGGTCGGGGCGCAGGGTCGGGACCATGCCCTCGGCCTGCCGCCCGACCAGATGGGCGATGATGGCGCCGTTGTGCAGCCCCAGCGCCAGCACCGCCGGCAGCATCGAGGGGCCCAGCACCTGCACGCCGACAAAGACCAGCATGTATTCCGGGGTCGAGCGCATGATCACCAGCGCCACATGGCCCAGCCCGGCGCCGATCCGGCCGGCCAGCGCGGTGACGATCAGCGGGAATGCCACAAGCGCGACGATGCCGCACAGCACGAAGGCCAGATAGCTGACCAGCACCGTGGCCCAGGCCCCCGGCAGGACCTGCTGCGAGACGAGCCGCCAGAGCCAGTCGCCGAAGGCGCCCCAGGTCCCCGCCGCCGTCAGGTCGGCGCCGCGCAGCGGCGCGGGCACCATGTCCACCGCCAGAAGCTGCCACAGCCCGAAGCCCGAGACCTGGCCCGGCGACAGCGCGGCAAGATAGGCCAGCGCCCCCAGCACATAGAGCGGCACCAGCCGCCGCCGCAGCCACAGCGACTGGCTGATGATCAGCGCATAGGTCAGCAGCAGCACCGCCGCCGCGCCGTCGTAGCGGCCCTGCTTGAACAGCGTGTCGAGCTCGAAGCCCAGGGTCGGCAGGCCGACGAAGCCCAGCACCGCGCTGGAGCGGATGCCGCATTCGATGCGATAGCAGAAATAGCTCCAGAAGGCCGGCAGGCTGGGCACCAGCTTGGCATAGATCAGCCCGGACAGCGTCAGGCCGCGCCCCGGCAGGGCATCGCGCGGGGCGGGGTCGGCCTCGTCCAGGATCTCGCCGAAGACCTTGGCGAAGATGCCGCTATAGGACAGGGCCAGCGCCATCACCGCCGCGATGGCCACCGGGCCGGTCACGGTGATGATGAACAGCGCCCAGATCAGCTCGTGCACGCTGCGCAGGCAAAGCGAAAGCACCCGGACCGCCCGCCAGTTCCAGGCCAGCGCCATGGCGAAGCCCGCCGCGGCGCCGATGGCGACCCCGCCGAAGGCCACGGTCAGCGTCAGCAGCATTGCCTGGCCCAGATTCTCCAGCGCCAGGAAATCGGGACGCGCGAAGCCCAGCGCCAGCGCCTTCAGCACCGCCCCGGGCGAGGGCGCGCTGACCTGCAGATCGGCCGCGAACAGCGCCAGCGCCGCCAGCGTCAGCGCGATCCACACCACCTGCAGCCGCCGCAGCGGCCTGTCGCGCCGGCGCGGCCGCGGCGGCTCAAGCGGCGTAGAGACGGTCGATGTCGGAGGCATTCTGCTCGCCCGTGCGCAGGTCGAAGATGATACGCCGGTCCTTCAGCCCGACCAGCCGGGTGCAATGCGCCAGCGCCAGCCCGATATCGTGCAGCGAGATCACGCTGGTCGGAAAGCGCGACAGCAGCGCCCGCAGCACCTCGGGCGCCTGCATCTCGTCCAGCGCCGAGACCGGCTCGTCCGCCAGCAGGAAGCCGCCGCCGGCATGGATGGCGCGGGCCACCGCCGTGCGCTGGCGCTGGCCGCCCGACAGCCGCTCGACCGGGCGGTCGAGCAGCGGCTCCAGCCCCAGCTCGCGCGCCAGCGCCGCCACCTCGGCCCGGTCGCGGCGAAAGGGGCGCAGCAGCGTGACCAGATTGTAGAAGGCCGAATGCCGGTGCAGCCGGCCCATATGGACGTTGTGGAACAGGCTCAGCTGCGGCACCAGCCCGTTTTCCTGCGGCACCAGCGCCACATCCTCGCCCGCCGCCATGGCGCTGTCGCGGATCGCCGCCAGCAGGGTGGATTTACCAGCCCCGCTGCGGCCAAGCAGCGCCACCCGCTCGCCGGGCCGGATCGCCAGCGTCACGTTCTCCAGCACCACGGTCGGGCCGTAGGCCAGCGTCTGCCCGCGCAGTTCCACCATCAGCCGGCCTCAGTCCAGCAGGTCGAGCTGCCGGGCGACCTCTTCGATGGGCTCATAATCCGCGTTGCTGGCGGGGATGAACTTGCTGCGCGGAAAGGCACCGAGAATCTCCGGATCGTCCATGCCGAGGATCGCCGCTTTCAGCCGCTCGGTAAAGCCTGCGCCGAACCGGTCGTCGGCGTCGCCGCGCAGGGTGAAGTTGTAGTCGGGATAGGAGGGCGTGCGCCAGATGACCGGAACTTCGGCGGGATCGACCTGGCCCTTGGCCACCATGTCGTCATAGGCGGTGAAGTTGACCGCGCCGATCTCGTAGGCGCCGCTCTGCACCAGCTCGACGGTCTTGGTGTGATCGCCGGAAAAGCCGACCCGGGAAAAGAACACCTCGGGCGCCATGCC from Paracoccus sp. MA carries:
- a CDS encoding LysR family transcriptional regulator, which produces MTVTLDQLEAFVAAAQHGSFSAAGRALRKAQSAISTQVSNLEDDLGVALFSREGRNPVLTPAGERLLAEARVVLDRREHLIGVAASLTAHVEHRLVVAIDELYPEEPLATLFAEFAARFPHVELELLFPMMEDVSRLVLDGKADIGVMWRQEVLPTEIAFHTLGWVPLKLVCGKDHPLAHTVVDWEDLKRHRQLMVAVRSEGPEKQRLRTAAEVWWVESHWVILQLVRRGIGWALVPDHIIEESPVRDDLVTPALQFDGADWPVALELVWHKQRPSGPAARWLRERFAAMRISGFPAPGAG
- a CDS encoding PACE efflux transporter produces the protein MTMRSFPDRVRHAVSFELIGLAIVTPLAAWIYDKPVFDMGVVGVGAATLATVWTFVFNLGFDHAMRRWVGHVGKSLRHRLLHTALFELGLLVMLLPPMAWYLGMTLWQTLLLDLFIVAFYLVYNFVFNIAYDRIFPLPAAPQGRGRGHGRRQPA
- a CDS encoding ATP-binding cassette domain-containing protein, which codes for MVELRGQTLAYGPTVVLENVTLAIRPGERVALLGRSGAGKSTLLAAIRDSAMAAGEDVALVPQENGLVPQLSLFHNVHMGRLHRHSAFYNLVTLLRPFRRDRAEVAALARELGLEPLLDRPVERLSGGQRQRTAVARAIHAGGGFLLADEPVSALDEMQAPEVLRALLSRFPTSVISLHDIGLALAHCTRLVGLKDRRIIFDLRTGEQNASDIDRLYAA
- a CDS encoding LysR substrate-binding domain-containing protein; this translates as MSIPPLAALRAFEAVARHLNFTRAAEELGMTQAAVSYQIRLLEERLGTPLFLRKPREIVLTETGALFARPTIDAFDMLREAFADPSADSVSTLSISTVPTFAGAWLSPRLGKFQMNHPNLAVRLETSDNLVDFGREDITVAIRAGEGGWPGVEEHFLMPIEYTPMLSPALARKHELREPADLLKLPLLDRVDPNWAVWMREAGVDFWEAPPKPGLTLSTDLHEARAALEGYGVALLTPRFFRFELATGSLIQPFPLVAQNGRSFWLVYPKGRRNRPAIRKFRAFLLDEIACDPG
- a CDS encoding ABC transporter permease, whose amino-acid sequence is MPPTSTVSTPLEPPRPRRRDRPLRRLQVVWIALTLAALALFAADLQVSAPSPGAVLKALALGFARPDFLALENLGQAMLLTLTVAFGGVAIGAAAGFAMALAWNWRAVRVLSLCLRSVHELIWALFIITVTGPVAIAAVMALALSYSGIFAKVFGEILDEADPAPRDALPGRGLTLSGLIYAKLVPSLPAFWSYFCYRIECGIRSSAVLGFVGLPTLGFELDTLFKQGRYDGAAAVLLLTYALIISQSLWLRRRLVPLYVLGALAYLAALSPGQVSGFGLWQLLAVDMVPAPLRGADLTAAGTWGAFGDWLWRLVSQQVLPGAWATVLVSYLAFVLCGIVALVAFPLIVTALAGRIGAGLGHVALVIMRSTPEYMLVFVGVQVLGPSMLPAVLALGLHNGAIIAHLVGRQAEGMVPTLRPDRPGGAGLYAYELVPRVSSGLIAYLFYRGEIILRESMILGILGIATLGFYVDSAIATLRFDRAALLVVAMILLTALADWASRALRRRLKVGAVSTRPFC